One window of the Pelmatolapia mariae isolate MD_Pm_ZW linkage group LG15, Pm_UMD_F_2, whole genome shotgun sequence genome contains the following:
- the trim54 gene encoding tripartite motif-containing protein 54, with protein sequence MENLEKQLICPVCLEMFSKPVVILPCQHNLCRKCANDIFQSANPLWHSRGSSSATASGGRFRCPSCRHEVVLDRHGVYGLQRNLLVENIIDIYRQQESSRLVSMKPEQQQLMCEEHEDEKINIYCLSCQTPTCSMCKVFGQHRDCDVAPLGTVYMRQKTELSDGIAILVASNDNVQAVISQMEAICCTIEENGQRQREHLSGHFERLVAILEERKQELVGLITKEQDEKLKHVQSLIRQHSDHLEVGVTLVESGIQSMEEPHMPLFIQSAQAILEKMAAMARASKLELPELGYESMSHFIIDIDDLADTLRNISFCCSVAVDEEDFEEVEEDLDFGSRF encoded by the exons ATGGAGAATCTGGAAAAGCAGCTGATCTGCCCCGTCTGCCTGGAGATGTTCTCCAAACCTGTGGTCATCCTGCCCTGTCAGCACAACCTCTGCCGCAAGTGTGCCAATGACATCTTCCAG TCAGCTAATCCTCTGTGGCATTCCCGCGGTTCCTCCAGTGCGACGGCCAGTGGCGGTCGTTTTCGCTGTCCGTCGTGCCGCCATGAGGTGGTGCTGGACCGCCATGGAGTCTATGGCCTCCAGAGGAACCTGCTGGTGGAGAACATTATCGACATCTATAGACAGCAGGAGTCCTCCAG ACTTGTTAGCATGAaaccagagcagcagcagctcatgTGTGAAGAACATGAAGACGAGAAGATCAACATCTACTGTTTGTCCTGCCAGACGCCGACCTGCTCCATGTGCAAAGTGTTCGGACAGCACAGAGACTGTGACGTGGCTCCGCTCGGCACCGTCTACATGAGACAGAAG ACGGAGCTGAGTGACGGCATTGCGATCTTGGTGGCCAGTAATGACAACGTCCAGGCAGTCATCTCTCAGATGGAAGCAATCTGCTGCACCATAGAG GAAAACGGCCAGCGGCAGAGAGAACACCTGAGCGGCCACTTTGAACGTTTGGTGGCCATCTTGGAGGAGCGGAAGCAGGAGCTGGTGGGTCTCATCACCAAAGAACAGGACGAAAAGCTCAAACATGTTCAGTCGCTCATCCGTCAGCACAGCGATCACCTGGAGGTGGGCGTCACGCTGGTCGAGTCAGGCATACAGTCCATGGAGGAGCCACACATGCCTCTGTTTATACAG AGCGCCCAAGCCATACTGGAAAA AATGGCGGCGATGGCGAGAGCCTCGAAGTTGGAGCTTCCAGAGCTCGGTTATGAGAGTATGAGCCACTTCATCATCGATATCGATGACCTCGCTGACACACTGAGAAACATCAGCTTCTGCTGCA GTGTGGCGGTTGATGAAGAAGATTTTGAAGAAGTTGAGGAAGATTTGGACTTTGGCTCCAGATTTTAA
- the uts1 gene encoding urotensin 1 — translation MLTLTSKERAGRIKPSGPLQSPLTGTFQTLLNLTGRPQSPTAASGDSKDMKPVSLLLLLSSVLLSSHLRPAAGRPRIFPGWMDGSGRLQTQQLDEVLLRAAAAGDNTASDLLGENIMRFLQRRNLDRLHLLPPEEDSEEAEEAAMRTAAQLLKRSEEPPLSIDLTFHLLRNMIQMAKMESQREQAQLNRKVLDEVGK, via the exons ATGCTCACATTGACGTCAAAGGAGCGGGCAGGACGTATAAAACCCTCCGGTCCCCTCCAGTCTCCGCTCACAGGGACTTTTCAGACTCTGCTGAATCTCACCGGCCGACCGCAAAGTCCAACTGCAGCATCTGGAGACAGTAAA GACATGAAGCCAGTCTCCCTTCTcctgctgctctcctcggtCCTCCTCTCATCACACCTCCGTCCAGCCGCCGGCAGACCGCGCATCTTCCCTGGCTGGATGGATGGCAGCGGTCGCCTCCAAACGCAGCAACTGGACGAGGTGCTCCTCAGAGCGGCTGCCGCCGGGGACAACACCGCCTCCGATCTACTAGGCGAAAACATCATGAGGTTTCTCCAGAGGAGGAACCTGGATCGTCTCCACCTGCTCCCGCCAGAAGAAGACAGCGAGGAGGCGGAGGAAGCGGCGATGAGGACCGCGGCGCAGCTGCTGAAACGCAGCGAAGAGCCGCCGCTCTCCATCGACCTGACCTTCCACCTGCTGAGGAATATGATCCAGATGGCCAAGATGGAGAGCCAGAGAGAGCAGGCTCAGCTCAACCGCAAAGTGCTCGACGAGGTGGGGAAGTAA